In Fusarium falciforme chromosome 9, complete sequence, the sequence ATTTGCGCGGAGGGAGACAAGAGACCGGGGCTGACTCTGGTCGGCGGCCTCGGGGTCCTCCCAATGGCCGGGAGCGGAGGCGCGGGGTCGCGTGTGATGTGTTGGAGCTGAAGGAAGCCCGGGACCTTTAAagagtaggtaggtagttatCGTCGGCCGTAGGTGTATCGTGGCCGGAGGGAGCAAGATCAGAGACTCCAACCTCTACTCAAatcaccgtcgtcgtcgcggGGCGAGGGACAGAAGCGACTGGGGACCGCACATGGGCGTCGTCGGCTCGAACCGGTCTCCGGTTCGAAAGGGCGGGAGCTTGGAGCAGACGAGAGAGGACAGAGCTGTTTAATACGTGAACCAAGGCATGAGGCTGAGTACCTGGCTGCGACGTGGGGCGGGCATACGAAATCGCAGGTAGCGGAGCGTAGGTTTTTGCCGAAGCCAGATATGGAGATGGGATGTGGTGTCCTTGAGGGTCAGCGGCAGGGGTCCCGTCCGCCGTCAGAGTGTCCCTGGAGAGTATCGTGAGAGATGGCGTCGGCCCCGGTGAGGCTGTGCAAAGAATGTTACTGGGTTGCTCGGGAGAGGAGGGACGTTTTGCCTTGGGTTCTAGGGGGAATCCAACGGTGGATCTTGGCGGGAGGATGGCAGGAGTAAGATCTGCCTCTGAAGGGTCCAGACGATAACGTGACCGCCTGTTTCTAGCTGTTGATCCAACATCGAGCTCCTCCGCAATATGACGGAATGTGAACCGACCGACTGTGGCTCGGTTTCACTCATGTTTTGTGGCTCCCCTGACTGTCGTTGGAGGGCCCGTAATGCTTGTCGCGTCCCTGAGAACCCCCCTGTAGCGACTCCGCCATGACGCTGCCGGTGGATCCAAACGGGCTGTGAGGGCGGGCCGGGGAGCTACCTAGCTTGAACGGTCAATCGTTAATTCGACTGTTCCGGAGAATTACGAGAAGAGACAAGAGACAAGGTGGATTGTCTGAAGAATTGGAATGCTAATATTGATGATATAAAGATGGGATTTTGTATATGATGCAAAGTCGTATTTATACAACACATGGAGAGGGTGCAGTCATATGAACCCAACATCCAATGCTCCTGGGCACTCCTATCAACATGGATACTAACAAGTGTCATCTATTACAGAATCCCATCATTGACTGCCACCCATAACCCCCAATTGACCCAGAGCAAGTCTCCAACATTCATATTcacttgcgcttcttggccttgccggtATCGGCACcactggccttggcctcaaccttggcctcgacctTCTTGATATCCTCAGCCAAcacctccttggcctcatccttggccttcttctcatcctccgCCTCATCCTCACCACCCTGGCCAAACTCGTTGACACGAGAGTAGTCGATCCTGTACGCCCATCGCTGGTACAGGTAcacgaagaagatgatgtcgTCACGGAAGGTAGCCAGGCGATGCAGGATGGGCATCTTGATGGTGAAGGCAAACAGGTCGTCGATAAAGGTGTTGAGGAACTTGTacatcatggccttggcggGCATGTGCGCAACGCTCTTGAGGCGGTAGTTGATGTACAGCGAGGGGACCATCATCAGGAATCCGTAGGCGTAGACGGATCCCACCAGGGTTGTGATGATGTATGAGTACCACGACTTGTGAGAGTCGTAGATGAGCGAGTAGATGCCATAGGCAATCAGGAGAGGGACGCCAGCCATGTACATGTACTTGAAGGCGATCTCGTCGTactccttggtcttctcctcAGTCTCCGTCAACTTCTGCTTGTCCTCAAAGGTAACCGTGTACGGGAGGAATGATCCGGGTGCGCCGGGACGGACGCGCACGTTGACGACGGTTGTAATCTTCCAGAACTCAATGACGATACCGACGACCTGGCTACCCAGGATCATCCAGCTGGTGTTTTGCGAGTTGTCCAGGAGAtagaggaagatgacggtCTGCATAAACACATTGGCCAGAATGGAGCGCACCGAGATACCGACattgtccttcttcttgcggtAGTGGGCAATATCAGATCCGAAAGCAAGCGTCTCGAGAATCATGTGCAGGATGCTGACCACGATGGTGACGCCGAGCAAGTAAGGGTTTGAGTCAAGGAAAAcctccttgatcatctcaATCTCGGTACCGTCGCCACCACCAGGGAGAGAGGCTCCGAAAGCAGCCTGTCGGGCAGACTCCTTGGAGTTGGTCTCAAGAGTAGCCATGAGCTGGAactgccagccagccaggttGCCAAGGTCAATACGCAGGGGAAGTTCCTTGACTGTGTCGTTGAGAAGAGTCATCTGGTTTGTGAGTTGCCAAAAGTTGTTGATGAACAGAACGGGATCTATCATGTTAGTCTTCAGGTCAGCAGACGGCGTAGGGATATCACGTACAATACCAGCCGTTCTGGCCCGATCCGTCTCGGGCCCCAGTGGCCTCGAGGCGCATGTATTGTCGGATTTGAGGACCCATCATGCCAAATTCCTTGACGCCCAGGTCAGAGACGAAGGAGAAAGTGGCGTTGGGGTGATAGTAGTTGGCGATGACAGGACCAGttgccttttcctcctcggtcAACTCCTCAACGGGAGCCGGAAGATCCTCAAGCAAGTTTCGCGTCTTTGCAACCTTCTTTTTGGGGAGGTACTGAGTCAAAGGCCATGTAAAGTGATAGGCCTTGGCAGTATCAAATCCAGGTTGCTTGGGGTCCAGGTTGCTTCCGGTGAGACCGACGTAGAAGTGGCCCCAGAGTGTGCCATTGTGCTGGACAGCAGGGGGGACGGTAAACGTCGTCTCAACGGTTCGCTTGTCGGACTTGTTGCTGAGGTGGAAATCCTTCTCCTGCAAGACGACATACTCGTCGGCGGTCTCggagatggggatggggttGAACGACTGCGACAGGGTCACGACGATGTCGACGTGGCTGTCCTGGGGCCAGATGGGCGCAACGTTCTTGGGGAACGCACGATACGTGGCGCCCTCGTTGAGCTCTTTGGGGCGAAGCTCAAACGGAGGGATGCCCTCTGTGTTCCCGGggaccttgatgatctcgCCCGTCTCGGGGTGGTTGATGGCGACGGCTCGCTGGTCCTTCTTGGTGGCGTAGTTGAGGGCCATGTTAAAGCCAAAGTAGATggcgccgccgaggaggagcttgttgAAGTTGAATCCCTGCGTGAAACGATCGCGATTAGCTTGTTATCCATGGTCGAGGTCTCTTGACCTCTGTTTGCGACGACTTACACctccttgctgctgctccccTTGGGCAGCTTGCCTCTGGGGCAAGACTTGTGCTTCTGCCATGGTTTGGGTTGTCGCTCGTGATCCAGTTGCAAGGTATTGCAGAAGAACTGATCGAGGCAAACTGGATGGCCGGCCGGACGATGCCTTGAAGTCGGAAGGTcaaggttgttggttgtcgcGCCTCAGACAAAATGTGTCAAGTTGTCGCAATGGATCTATGGAAATCCCCTCGCCTCATGCCTCCTTAAGAAAGTGGCTGACCCTGGGGTAGGTGACGTGCTGGGGCTGCCTCCGTCCGCGAATCAGCGATTGGCTGGTTGCCACGTCCTGCCTGTGCTGGCCGTTGTCGGCGCTGTTCTGTACCACGTTGAGGCGACGAGCTACAGCGTACGTCCACTGTCGTTCAGGGCATCATGGGTCCCCGCCTTCACCGGTCTAGCAGCCCAGGTGGCCCATCACCAAACGAGTCGTCCATGACGAGCCCCGCCATCCGGCGCTTCAACCAACGTCTGGCTTCACAATGGAGCTTCTGGACAATGTAACAGGCTCCTGGACTAGGCTCTGCTAGGCATCGCTCCTCTGTGCTAGTTAAGTTGAGAGATACATTCCCGTGTCCAGCTGACCTCTTCCGGTGATGGCATTGTCCACTCGCAGAGCCAATGCTGATCTTCCGCTGTTACACCACTGACATGACAGTCCCGAGCGGCATGGCTGCAACAATGGGAGACctggcatgggcatgggagGGGCCAAAAGCTCCGAATCCCGATAGGCGTGTCGTGTCTCAACTCTGGACTTGCCCGACTATATAAACTTCTCTGAATCTCAACTTTGCCCCAgctctctttcttctttttgtttctttcttcttgAGTTTTGATCTAGCTTCTCTCTCTTGAACCTTCTCATCGTAACCCTCGCCACAACATAGCGCTCTGACTAATAAGAGGAATCCTACGGTTATCCACCACCTCGTCATTTATTCTTGAACTTCTACACCGTACACAATACTATTCCAACTGACCGCAACTCAGTTTGAACAAACTTGATTTCGTTTTGAAACATTTTGGCTCTCTTGGCACATACACTTCTTACCTATCTTTACCCCGACATAAATCAAACCAACAACCAGCAACTCATCATGACTGCGGACAACACCCTCACCCCGGAGGCCATTGTCTCCCAGAACGGCTCTTCAAACGGCCAGCCCCGGACCAAGATTTGCGTCTACTGCGGTGCTGCACCTGGCGCCAGCCCTGCTCACATTGAAGCCGCCCGCGCTCTCGGGAGGGCCATGGCCGCAAACAACATCGATCTAGGTGAGTCACTCTCCGGACTAGACCCATAAACCCCGGTCCTGCTGCCTCAAAGCCCGGCACCGGTCGGCCCCGACCGATTCACCGGCCGCTTCTTTCGGGACTTTTGTAAACCCCCGTTATCATTTGGAAACTAACACAGAGAATAGTCTATGGAGGTGGTACCGTCGGCCTCATGGGCGAGGTTGCCAAGACTCTCTGCTCAATCAATGGCCCAGAGTCTGTCCACGGCATCATCCCCGAGGCACTCGTCAAGTACGAGCGGGACGGCACCTATGGTACCGTCAACAAGCACAACCACATTGTCCCTGAAGAGTCCGTCTACGGCCGGACAACTGTAGTCAAGGACATGCACACGCGAAAGAAGCTCATGGCTGAGGAGGTCTTTGCCGGTGGCCCCGGTAGTGGCTTTGTCGGTCTGAGCGGTGGCTTCGGCACTATGGAGGAGATCTTTGAGACCACCACCTGGAACCAACTTGGTATTCATAGCTGTGGTATTGTGCTCCTCAACATTGAGGGCTACTGGGACGGCATTGTCCAGTGGATGGACCGTGCTGCTCAGGAGGGCTTTGTCAAGCCCGCCAACAAGAACATTCTGGTCACCGCTGACACACCCGAGGGCGCCATCCAGGCCCTGCGCGACTACAAGGTGTCGGACGCCATCTACCAGCTTCAATGGGGTAACCAGTAGACAGGTGGGATAGACAGGCGCCAGCGTTTTGGGATTGGGATTGGATATGGGCCAGACGGTCAGGCGTTATGACGGGTGACTTTTACAGATGGTGACTCTACTCCACAATCAAGGACAGGATATATAGACTGGCGCTCCCATGAATAGATGAACTCATGACAAATGACTTGTCTCGACGTTAGACCCGCGAAATGCTGCCTTGCAGCCTGTAATTGTACATGATCTATTTAGCTAGCAACCCGACGCCATGTGTATCCCCTCCATCATGGTGATGTATCTAGCTGTCAACCTCCATACCCtcaccctcgccctcgccctcctctccaCCGCCTTGGCTTTCGCCAACGCTCTCGATCCATGGCTGCACCTCGAATCCGTCGTACAGCTTGAATGGCTcgaccttcttctttccatcCACTGTGTTGATGCCCACCACGCCGACTGATGTGTTCTCCACCGTCAGCTCCTTGTCCTGCACCAGACTCTCCTTAAGAGCCTTGAGCCCGTGCTTGATCAGATCCTCTCTCGAACAGTCGGCAAAATCATCGATGTTGCGCTCAAGGTATGTCCGGGCCATCTGGCTGCGCGCGCCAATGGCGAAGGCGAGCATCTCCTCTGTCATGCCCGAGGGCTGGAACTCGAACAGGTGGGGTCCACGCTCGTCAACGCCAGCGACGAGCAGGCCAACGCCGTACGGTCGCTTTCCGTACATCTGGGTGTTCATCTGGGCCTTCTCACCAATCATGTCGACGAGGGAGCGGAGAGGGATGGCGCGGCCGTAGGTGAGTCGGTGGCCTAGGCACTGCTGCTTCATAAAGTTGGAGAGGACGCGGGCGTCAGAGGTGAggccggcgatggcgatACCGGCGTGTTCGTCAATGGTaaagagcttcttctggTACGACGAGAGCTCCTCGGCGTTGCGCTGTTGGAGGCAGGGTTAGATACAGGCTGCTCGTTGAGCTGATGCGGGCGCAGGAGGAGATGGGTGTACCTTGACGGCGCAGAGCACTGCATGGGTCTTGCTGGCGATTCCGACGACGACTGAACCTTGCTTAACTGCCTCAGCAGCATACTCGATCTGGAATATTCGGCCCTGGGGCGAGCTTGGGAGGGTCAGCTTGCTGGAGATACTGGGTGAAGCTAACGACGAGCTTAGGTGACGTACAAGGTAACCGAGTCGTTGTCGTAGTTGTTTCTGAACATGGTGAAGGATTAGCTGCTCGAGCAGCGTCGCGTGAGATCTGGGGTCGGTAGGCGGATGCACGGGCGTTGGTGATGGGAGATGTAGAGCTTCGTTTGGGCGTGGGTTTATGGGGTTGGTTGTTACTGGAGGTCCGGATGGAGTTGAGGTGGTCAAGCGTCAAGCACCAGGCAGCTCAAGCTTCGTCGCCTGGTTGCGCTGGGACCTGCAGCCTCCCTTTCTGCCGTGGATACGCCGACACACCGCCTTCCCGATTTGGGAGCTTTCATCATGACATGGAGGATGCTTTTTCCTTCCATTTCAAAATATCCAATGCAACAAGAATCTGAGTAGAGAACTCGCTTACTGATAAATGGTCATTTCTATTAGTTCATGCCTTCTGTTGTCACATACAGAACCGCGGTCCAATGCGTGTCTCTCGTTTTCCTTGCCCTGCCTTGGCTACTGCAGCAAACCCCCCATCAAACAGCCCTGTAACGTCAAACCCCATGTCAAAGCACAGGCTTTTACTTGTTCTAGCTCCAAGACCCCTCACAACTCATCATCTTGTATCCATggctaaaaaaaagtatCAATATCAATGACTCTGATTGCTTGGTTAAAACCCCCCCCAAAGCGCCTCCTCCGAGGCCGGCCTTGGGGCATCCCACGCTCTCGACGCCCCTGGTGCGGAGTCAATTGAACCGGCAGAGGCCCAGCGAATAAAGACTGCAGTTTATCAACGGCATTTCTCCC encodes:
- a CDS encoding Proteasome subunit alpha type gives rise to the protein MFRNNYDNDSVTFSPQGRIFQIEYAAEAVKQGSVVVGIASKTHAVLCAVKRNAEELSSYQKKLFTIDEHAGIAIAGLTSDARVLSNFMKQQCLGHRLTYGRAIPLRSLVDMIGEKAQMNTQMYGKRPYGVGLLVAGVDERGPHLFEFQPSGMTEEMLAFAIGARSQMARTYLERNIDDFADCSREDLIKHGLKALKESLVQDKELTVENTSVGVVGINTVDGKKKVEPFKLYDGFEVQPWIESVGESQGGGEEGEGEGEGMEVDS